The Sphaerisporangium siamense genome includes the window GCGGGGCTGCCCGTGGCGGCCGTCGAACGGCTGGCCCGCCGCTACGGCGCGGAGTACCCGCTGCTGCTGGCCATGGGACGCCGCGATCCCGCGCTGCTCGACCCGGTGCCGGGGGCGCCCTCGCTGCTGGCCGGCGAGGTGCTCTACGCCGCGCGGCACGAGGCCGCGATGACCGTGGACGACGTGCTGCGCCGCCGCAGCAGGGCCGGACTCGAAACGGCCGACGGGGGCGCGGGCGCGGCGCCGCACGTGGCGGCCCTGCTGGCCGCGGCGCTCGGCCGCGACGAGAGCTGGGCGGCCGAGCAGGCCGCGAGCTACACGCGGACCGCCGAGGTGACCCGCGCGGCGCTGGACACCTCGGACGACGCCGAGCTGGCCCCGCTGCTGGCCGACCTCGCCGGCCGCTGGAGCGGTGCCGCATGAGCGTGCTGGCCGTCGACGCCGGGACCACCGGCGTCACCGCGCTGGTCGTCTCCGAGCAGGGCCGGGTGGTCGCCAAGGGGCACCGCGAGTTCCCCCAGCACTTCCCCGCGCCCGGCCGCGTCGAGCACGACCCCGGCGACATCTGGGCCGCCGTGCTGGACGCCTGTTCCACGGCGCTCGGCGCGGCGGAGCAGGCCGGCGCGACCCCGGTGTCGTGTGTCGGGCTGACCAACCAGCGCGAGACCGTCGTGCTGTGGGACCGCGCGACCCTGCGCCCGGCGACCCGGGCGATCGTCTGGCAGGACCGCCGTTCCGCCGGGGAGTGCGACCGGCTGCGGGAGCACGAGCCCCGGATCCGCGCGCTGACCGGCCTGCCGCTGGACCCGTACTTCTCGGCCACCAAGCTGTCCTGGCTGCGCGCCAACGACCCCGGGACCTGGGACGGCGTGCGGGCGGGCCGCGTCGCGGTCGGCACCGTCGACTCCTACCTGCTGGCCCGGCTCACCGGCGGGCGGCTGCACGCGACCGACCCGTCGAACGCCTCGCGGACGCTGCTGTTCGACCTGGCCGCCGCGCGGTGGTCGGCGGAGCTGACCGAGCTGTTCGGCGTGCCCGAGGCGGCGCTGCCGGAGATCGTCCCGTCGAGCGCGCCGGTCGGCCGCACGGCCCCCGAGCACTTCCTCGGCCTGGACGTGCCGATCTGCGGCATCGCCGGAGACCAGCAGGCCGCGCTGTTCGGGCACGCCGCCTTCGCCCCGGGCGACATGAAGTGCACCTACGGCACCGGCAGCTTCCTGCTGGTCAACACCGGCGACCGGATCGCCGGCGGCGGCGAAGCGCTGCTGTCCACCGTCGCGTGGCAACTGGGCGGCGAGCCGGTGAAGTACGCCCTCGAAGGGTCGGTCTTCGTCACCGGGGCGGCGGTGCAGTGGCTGCGCGACGGGCTCGGCCTGATCGACGACTCGGCGGGCAGCGAGCGGCTGGCCGCCTCGGTGGCCGGCACCGAAGGGCTGGTCTTCGTCCCCGCCCTCACCGGCATCGGCTCCCCGCACTGGGACCCGGCGGCCCGGGGCGCCCTGCTCGGCATCACCAGGGGCACGACCGCCGCCCACCTCGCCCGCGCCGTCCTCGAGGGCATCGCCTACCAGATCCGCGACGTCGTCGAGGCGGTCGCCGGCCCGGCCGGCATCCCCGTCTCCCGGCTGGCGGTCGACGGCGGGGCCTCGGCCAACGACCTGCTCTGCCAGATCCAGGCCGACCTGCTGGGCCGGCCCGTGGCGCGCCCGGAGACCACCGAGACCACCGGCCTCGGCGCGGCCTTCCTCGCGGGCCTGGCGGGCGGCGTGTGGAGCGGCCCCGCCGAGATCGCGGCGGCGCGCGGCGACGTCAAGGTCTTCTCCCCGCGCGAGGTGGCCGAGGACGGCTACCGCCGCTGGCTCGACGCGGTGGACGCGGTCCGGCGGTTCGGCTCGTGACCGCGCCGCAGACCCCGGCGCCGGGGCCGCTCGCCGGGATCAGGGTCGCCGACTTCTCGCGCGTCCTGGCCGGGCCGTACGCCACCATGATCCTCGCCGAGCTCGGCGCGGACGTGGTCAAGGTGGAGCACCCCGGACACGGCGACGACACCCGGGCGTGGGGCCCGCCGTACGCGGGCGGCGAGGCCGCCTACTATCTCGCGCTGAACCGCGGCAAGAGGAGCATCGCGCTCGACGTGAAGCACCCCTCGGGCGGGGAGATCGCCCGCCGGTTGTGCGCCGGGGCGGACGTGGTGATCGAGAACTTCCGGCCGGGCGTCGCCGAGCGCCTGGGGCTCGGCTACGAGACGGTGCGGGGCGGCAACCCTGACGTCGTGTACTGCTCGATCAGCGGCTTCCCCGGCGAGGACCGTCCCGGCTTCGACGCCACGATCCAGGCGGAGAGCGGCTACATGCACATCACCGGCGAGTCCCCGAGCAAGGTGGGGGTGGCGATCACCGACGTGCTCGCCGGGCTGAACGCGGCCGTGGCGATCCTGGGAGCGCTGCACCGGCGCGCGAGCGGAGGCCCCGGCGGGCGGGTGGAGGTCTCGCTCCTCGGCTCCGCCCTGTCCGGGCTGGTCAACGTCGCGCAGAGCGCGCTGATCTCCGGCGAGGAGGCGGTCGCCTACGGCAACGCGCACCCGGCGGTCGTGCCGTACCAGACCTTCCACGCCGCCGACGGCCGCTTCGTGGTCGCCGCGGGCAACGACCGCCTCTTCCGCGCGCTGTGCGGGGCGATCGGCCGTGACGACCTGGCCGCCGACCCGCGCTTCAGCACCAACGCGGGCCGCGTCCGCCACCGCGAGGCCCTGATCGCCGAGCTGGAGGCGGTCTTCGCCACGCGCGGGGCCGAGGAGTGGACCACGCTGCTCGACGCCGCCGGGGTGCCGACCGGCAAGATCCGGGGCGTCCTGGAGGCGCTCAGGGCGGCGCCCGGCTCGACCTTCCAGGTCGAGCACCCGACGGCGGGGCCGCTCGACCTGGTCCGCACCGGGTTCACCGTGGGCGACGCCCGGCACGACGCCGTGCCCCCGCCGCTGCTCGGCCAGCACACCTTCGACCTGCTCGCCGAACTGGGCGTCGGCGACGAGGACGCCGCCCGCCTGGCGCACGAGGGCGTCGTCCGCCAGGCTCCCGCCCCGTCCGCCCGATAGGCGACTACCAGCGGTGCCAGAGCTTCTGACGTATGACGCAGACGCGTCTCTTCGTGCACTTGGCCACCTGGGTCGGGGAGTTGCCGTTCACGATCGTGTTGGACACCTGCTGCACCCCGCGCATGGTGGTGGGGTTCTGGCCGGCGTAGACCTTGTTGTAGCTGCCGTTCCCGATGCGCGAATGGGTGATGCCGTTCCTGCCGTCCCCGGTGCTCGCCGCGCTGCCGACCCGGTCGGCCGTCATGCCGTACGCGTCCGGCGGGGCCAAGGCCAAGGCGCCGAGGCCGCCGGCGAGCAGGACGGTCAGCGCCAGCCGCACGGCGACGGCCGTCCGGTGCGGCGGATTCTCCGTGTGAAGGGTCATTGCTTCGCACACCTGCCCTCGTCGATTCGGATAGGCCGGGGAGAGGGTCTCACTGGTCGCGGAAGCAGGCGATGTGGAACGAACGGGGGGCCGGGGTGCCGTCCGGCGCGTAGGTGCGCACGACCATCTGGTGCGGGTCCTCGTCCAGGCCCACCGTGATCAGGCCGGGCTCCACGGGCTCGGTCAGCGCGCTGCCGATGGTGCCCGCGAAGTTCGTCTTGGCCTTGCCCTGGAGCGGGACCTCCCACCGGATGACGTATTCGTTCGTCCCGTCGAACCGGCAGCCGGCCACCAAGTATCCGCGGTTGACGGACCCGTCGGCCTCGATCACACAGGCCAGCCTTTTCTCGAACTCCGCCATTGTGGTTCCGTTTCCATGAGGCGAAGAAAATGCTCTTCGCCGCCCGTTCCTACAGCGCTTTTCTTTCCAGTCCGGCCCTTCGATAATCCGGGGAGTTCCGGACGCTCACGCCTGGCCGGGCGCCGGCGCCGATCCGCCGGGCGCGGCCTCGGGCGCGGCGGCGCTCCCGTGCGCCCGGCGCGGCGGGGTGAACGTGTGGAGGCTCAGCACGGCCGGCAGGTCGGCGAGGCCGGGCCCTCCGGCGTTCACCCAGGCGACGATGTCGTCGATGATCTGCTCGTCCAGCACGAACCCCAGCCACACGGGACGCCCGCCCGCGGCGCGCCCCTCCCGCGACGGGCTGACGGTGACGACGTTGGAGTAGGCGCACGGCCCCAGGCATTCGTCGACGACGCGGACACGTACCGGCTGGACCAGGCCCCGCCGCAGCCGCCTCGGCTGTTCCTTGTGGCCGACGCCCGGGTGTTTCCTGGCGGTGCCGCAGCAGCAGCCCCGGCACACGGTGACCAGGCATCCTAGCGACCGGCCCGCCCGGGAGGCGGCCCCGCTCACCGCGCCGCCCCCGGCACCGGCGGTTCCGTCCACACCATGACCGCCTCCTGAGCACAGGCCGGACCTTCCCGATCAATCATCGTCCGCGAGGTGTTCCCCGTGCTGGAGCACGACTTTTCCAAGCCATCGGAAAACCTTGTTCAATAACGCTCTCCCCGCACAGGTCAATATTGTTTGACCCTCTTTTCCGCTGCCTGCGCCATGGCGTGACGGTGTCGCCGGGTATGGTGGCAGACGACGTTCTCGCAGAACGGGGAGAACAATGCCGGGACTTACGTACGACCAGCTTCAGAAGAAGGCCAAAGATCTGGCGCCGGAAGAGCGCGAGATATTGGATTCGCCGTACACGATCTCGAACGAGGCGTACGCCGCGCTGCGGTGGGTGCTGCACGACGTCGGCGGCCAGGTCGACATTCCCGCGCCCTATCTGGAGAAGGGCGAGGAGCCGTGGGAGATGAACACCTATCTCACGTGTGAATGCCTGGGCTGGCGCGGCGCCTGGAACTCCGAGGAGCGGCGCAGGCGCGAGAACGATCTCGGTGGGACCCAGTACTTCGGGCTGCCGTACTACGCCCGCTGGATCACGGTGGCGACGAAGTCGCTCGTCGACAAGGGATACATCACGGTCGACGAGCTCGGCGCCAAGATCGACGAGATCCGGGAGCGGTACGAGAAGGGGAAGCAGTGATGGCCAAGCCGAAGTTCGACGTCGGCGACGAGGTGCGCGTACGCAACCAGACCTCGCTGTTCCACACGCGCACCCAGAAGTACACGCGTGGCCATGTCGGTGTGGTCAGTGAGCACCGCCCCGAATGGGTGATCCCCGAGGACGAGGCGTTCGGCCGTGTCGAGGACGGCAGGAAGGAACCCTTCTACGTCGTCCGCTTCAAGCAGACGGAACTGTGGCCGGACTACACCGGGTTCGAGCGCGACACCTTGGAATCGGAGTTCTCGGAGCGCTGGCTGGAGCCGGCGCGCAAGGAGAAGTGATGAGCGGAAGCCACCGTCACGACGGCCACGACGGCCACGACGGCCACGACGGCCACCCCACCTTCCCGGTGGCCTCGCAGGTCAGTGAGTTCGAGATCCTCGAACTCGCCGTCCGGGAACTCGCGATCGAGAAGGGGATCTTCTCGGCCGAGGACCACCGCCGTTTCGCCGAATGGGCGGACGGCGTGGGCCCGCACGGGGGCTCCAAGCTCGTCGCCAAGGCGTGGAACGACCCCGGGTTCAAGCGCCGCCTGCTGGAGAACGGCACGGAGGCGTGCAAGGAGGTGGGCATCGACTGGCTCAAGCCCACGGGTACCGGGACGCCCAGCGACTACACCTTCTTCTACGTGCTGGAGAACACGCCCCAGGTGCACAACGTCATCGTGTGCACGCTGTGCTCCTGTTATCCGCGGCCGGTCCTCGGCATGTCACCCGACTGGTACCGGACCCCGAGCTACCGGCGCCGCATGGTCCGGCGGCCCCGCGAGGTCCTCGCCGAGTTCGGCCTGCACCTGCCGCCGGAGGTCGAGGTCCGCGTGCACGACTCCAACCAGAAGTCCCGGTTCATGGTGATGGCCATGCGCCCGGAGGGCACGGAGGGCTGGAGCGACGAGCAACTCGAACAGATCGTCACCCGCGACACCATGATCGGGGTGGCGCTGCCGAAGGCCGGGCGCACCTCGGACGAGGACGTACAGGCGAAGGCGGCGTGGCGATGAGCGGCGGGACCGGCACGTACGGCGTGCTCATGGAGACGCTCGACGACATCGGCGAGCGCACCGACACCAGCCTGGCCTGCCTGGACGGCGAGCCGGAGCCGTGGGAGTCGCGGATGCAGGTGACCTGCGAATGCCTGTCCAAGGCGGGCGCCCTCGACAACCTGGAGCGCAGGCACGAGGAGGACCGGCTCGGCGAGACGATCTACGTCAGGTTCCCGGTCCGCACGCGCTCGGCGCTCACGGTCGCGCACACGCTCATGGACAGGAACGTCTTCAGCGAGGCGGACCTGCGACGGAAGATGGCGGAGGTGCGGACACGCCTCACCGAGGAGTGACCGCCGCCCGGGCTCAGCCCGGGCCGCCGTCTCCCTCCGGCCCGCCGCTGCGGGCGACGTATCCGAGCGTCACCAGCACGCTGACGGCGGCGATCGCCGTGAGCGCGACGGGCAGCCCGAACCTGAGCAGGATCACGGTGCCGACCGCCGCGCCGACCACCAGCGCGACGATCTGGCCCTCCCTGCGGCCCATCCGCACCCGCGTGCCGGTGCCGATGATGGAGTCCGCCGCCACGTTGGTCAGCGTTCCCGTGACCACCGTCGTCACGATGTCCGGCACCTTGAGGCGGCGTATGACGGTGTTGCGCATCCCCATGGCAAGGCCCAGGATGACGATCAGCGGGTAACGCCCGGACGGGGTGGCCAGCGACAGCACGAAGAACGCCGCGAGGGCGGCGGCCACGTGCAGGACCGTCTCCACGACCAGGCCAAGGACGAGCCGGCGACGCGGGTCCGGCGTCGCGGCGGTCAGTCGGCCGCCGAGCGCGGCGCCGGCGAAGAAGCTCGCCAGCGAGATGAGCGTCGCCACGACGGAGAACTGCGCGACGCCGCCGGCCGCGAAGCCCATCATCAGCAGGTTCCCCGTCATGTTGCTGGTGAAGACCTGGCTGAGCGCCGTGAAGCTGACCGCGTCGACCATTCCCGCGATGGCGGTGAGAGACCCCCAGACCGGCCAGCCGAACCCGCGGAGCTCGTCCGGCCGAGCCGTCTTCCCGGTCCCCATGGTCCGACCTCTTCTCGTCCCTCCCCACGCGGCCGGTCATTGGCGTGCGCCCACCGAAGCTAGGCGACCGGAGAGCGGCGTCAGAGGCCGTCCTGTCGTGTTTTGACAAGCCTTTCCCCCTCCGCCCCAGGCGCATGGGTATGGCTTTTCCCGGAGAGTTCGCCGAGACTGAAAAGGCACGCGACGACGCACGACACGGCCCGATCCCCGTGATCGCCGTGCGCTCCCGTCCCCGGCGCCCCCCGTGGCCGGGCCTCTCCGCGCGGAGGCGGCAGCATTGCGCCCTTTCTCCTCACCCGACCCGTGCGGCGCCGGATGCCGTGCCCATGGACAGGGAGGCCCGCGCACCCTTCCCGCGATGGTCGAGGAGGCCGCCGCGCGCACGCCCGCGGCGATCGCGGTCGTCGGCGAGCG containing:
- a CDS encoding YoaK family protein, whose amino-acid sequence is MGTGKTARPDELRGFGWPVWGSLTAIAGMVDAVSFTALSQVFTSNMTGNLLMMGFAAGGVAQFSVVATLISLASFFAGAALGGRLTAATPDPRRRLVLGLVVETVLHVAAALAAFFVLSLATPSGRYPLIVILGLAMGMRNTVIRRLKVPDIVTTVVTGTLTNVAADSIIGTGTRVRMGRREGQIVALVVGAAVGTVILLRFGLPVALTAIAAVSVLVTLGYVARSGGPEGDGGPG
- a CDS encoding CaiB/BaiF CoA transferase family protein produces the protein MTAPQTPAPGPLAGIRVADFSRVLAGPYATMILAELGADVVKVEHPGHGDDTRAWGPPYAGGEAAYYLALNRGKRSIALDVKHPSGGEIARRLCAGADVVIENFRPGVAERLGLGYETVRGGNPDVVYCSISGFPGEDRPGFDATIQAESGYMHITGESPSKVGVAITDVLAGLNAAVAILGALHRRASGGPGGRVEVSLLGSALSGLVNVAQSALISGEEAVAYGNAHPAVVPYQTFHAADGRFVVAAGNDRLFRALCGAIGRDDLAADPRFSTNAGRVRHREALIAELEAVFATRGAEEWTTLLDAAGVPTGKIRGVLEALRAAPGSTFQVEHPTAGPLDLVRTGFTVGDARHDAVPPPLLGQHTFDLLAELGVGDEDAARLAHEGVVRQAPAPSAR
- a CDS encoding SH3-like domain-containing protein — its product is MAKPKFDVGDEVRVRNQTSLFHTRTQKYTRGHVGVVSEHRPEWVIPEDEAFGRVEDGRKEPFYVVRFKQTELWPDYTGFERDTLESEFSERWLEPARKEK
- a CDS encoding FGGY family carbohydrate kinase codes for the protein MSVLAVDAGTTGVTALVVSEQGRVVAKGHREFPQHFPAPGRVEHDPGDIWAAVLDACSTALGAAEQAGATPVSCVGLTNQRETVVLWDRATLRPATRAIVWQDRRSAGECDRLREHEPRIRALTGLPLDPYFSATKLSWLRANDPGTWDGVRAGRVAVGTVDSYLLARLTGGRLHATDPSNASRTLLFDLAAARWSAELTELFGVPEAALPEIVPSSAPVGRTAPEHFLGLDVPICGIAGDQQAALFGHAAFAPGDMKCTYGTGSFLLVNTGDRIAGGGEALLSTVAWQLGGEPVKYALEGSVFVTGAAVQWLRDGLGLIDDSAGSERLAASVAGTEGLVFVPALTGIGSPHWDPAARGALLGITRGTTAAHLARAVLEGIAYQIRDVVEAVAGPAGIPVSRLAVDGGASANDLLCQIQADLLGRPVARPETTETTGLGAAFLAGLAGGVWSGPAEIAAARGDVKVFSPREVAEDGYRRWLDAVDAVRRFGS
- a CDS encoding (2Fe-2S) ferredoxin domain-containing protein, which encodes MDGTAGAGGGAVSGAASRAGRSLGCLVTVCRGCCCGTARKHPGVGHKEQPRRLRRGLVQPVRVRVVDECLGPCAYSNVVTVSPSREGRAAGGRPVWLGFVLDEQIIDDIVAWVNAGGPGLADLPAVLSLHTFTPPRRAHGSAAAPEAAPGGSAPAPGQA
- the scnC gene encoding thiocyanate hydrolase subunit gamma; protein product: MSGSHRHDGHDGHDGHDGHPTFPVASQVSEFEILELAVRELAIEKGIFSAEDHRRFAEWADGVGPHGGSKLVAKAWNDPGFKRRLLENGTEACKEVGIDWLKPTGTGTPSDYTFFYVLENTPQVHNVIVCTLCSCYPRPVLGMSPDWYRTPSYRRRMVRRPREVLAEFGLHLPPEVEVRVHDSNQKSRFMVMAMRPEGTEGWSDEQLEQIVTRDTMIGVALPKAGRTSDEDVQAKAAWR
- a CDS encoding ScnB; translated protein: MSGGTGTYGVLMETLDDIGERTDTSLACLDGEPEPWESRMQVTCECLSKAGALDNLERRHEEDRLGETIYVRFPVRTRSALTVAHTLMDRNVFSEADLRRKMAEVRTRLTEE
- a CDS encoding SH3-like domain-containing protein, producing the protein MPGLTYDQLQKKAKDLAPEEREILDSPYTISNEAYAALRWVLHDVGGQVDIPAPYLEKGEEPWEMNTYLTCECLGWRGAWNSEERRRRENDLGGTQYFGLPYYARWITVATKSLVDKGYITVDELGAKIDEIRERYEKGKQ